Proteins from a genomic interval of Papaver somniferum cultivar HN1 chromosome 4, ASM357369v1, whole genome shotgun sequence:
- the LOC113272866 gene encoding uncharacterized protein LOC113272866, with amino-acid sequence MDKVHPASTPMIGRSLDVQKDPFRPKEDGEEVLGAEIPYLSAIGALLYLKGTIDTGLFYPYEDENRIAETTPYTETPNTVLVGFADAGYLSDPHKARSQTCYVFTIGNTTISRRSTKQTLVATSTNHSEIISLHEAVRECIWLRSIITHIRGTSGLNSTIEEPTCIYKDNATCIEQMKQGYIKGDNTKHISPKFFYNQQQQCLLNIQVNKVPYDENVADLFTKSLPKFLFEKHVKSIGLRKLSELP; translated from the exons ATGGACAAggtgcatcctgctagcactcccatgattggtCGAAGTTTAGATGTACAAAAAGatccatttcgtccaaaggaagatGGCGAAGAGGTATTGGGAGCTGAAATTCCCTACCTAAGTGCAAtaggcgcattatt ATACCTTAAAGGAACCATTGACACGGGTCTATTTTATCCCTATGAGGACGAAAATAGGATTGCTGAAACAACCCCCTACACTGAAACTCCAAATactgttttggttggttttgctgatgcTGGGTACCTCTCTGACCCACATAAAGCTCGATCCCAAACTTGTTATGTATTCACCATAGGGAACACAACGATATCCAGAAGATCGACCAAGCAAACTCTTGTAGCTACCTCCACGAACCACTCGGAGATCATTTCCCTACATGAAGCGGTCCGTGAGTGTATATGGTTAAGATCTATCATTACACATATTCGAGGGACTAGTGGTTTGAATTCTACCATTGAAGAACCAACATGCATTTACAAAGATAATGCAACTTGTATCGAACAGATGAAGCAAGGATATATCAAGGGTGATAATACGAAACATATTTCACCAAAGTTCTTTTACAATCAGCAACAACAATGTCTCTTAAACATTCAAGTCAACAAAGTACCGTATGATGAGAATGTGgcagacttatttactaagtcacttcctaagttcttatttgaaaaACACGTAAAGAGTATTGGACTAAGGAAATTGTCCGAACTCCCTTGA